One Chryseobacterium sp. StRB126 genomic region harbors:
- a CDS encoding FecCD family ABC transporter permease, with translation MKTQSKLYLYLTISSALLVVLAIAALNIGIYDFNGVSPFTVLGQYIQGDPGLSPSDKYVIWDVRTSRIGMAILIGSMLAVSGTTLQGLFKNPLATGEAIGLTSGATLLAAFAIVLGGHFKQYLPEVVQFSLVGISAFIGALLAMMLVYRISTSAGKTNVVMMLLSGVAITSIGFSITGFLIYISKDEQLRDLSFWNMGSLAAATWTKNIVLAVVIVISYTILLPKGKALNAMMLGEKDAQHLGIHVEKLKKQIVIITSLMIGTSVAFSGTIGFVGLIVPYILRLLFKSNYVFILPLSAVLGSILLLIADTISRSIVAPSELPIGILTSLIGGPIFIAILIKFKKSL, from the coding sequence TTGAAAACGCAAAGTAAATTATACCTTTATCTTACTATAAGTAGTGCATTGCTGGTTGTTCTGGCAATTGCAGCTCTTAATATTGGCATTTATGATTTTAACGGAGTGTCGCCGTTTACGGTTCTGGGACAGTATATCCAAGGAGATCCTGGTTTATCCCCGAGTGATAAATATGTGATTTGGGATGTAAGAACTTCCAGAATAGGAATGGCCATTTTAATAGGAAGTATGTTGGCTGTATCCGGGACCACATTGCAAGGGCTGTTCAAAAATCCATTGGCAACAGGAGAGGCAATAGGTTTAACGTCAGGAGCTACATTATTAGCTGCATTTGCCATTGTGCTGGGCGGGCATTTTAAACAATATCTTCCTGAAGTAGTTCAGTTTTCACTAGTAGGTATTTCCGCTTTTATAGGAGCTTTACTGGCTATGATGCTGGTGTACAGAATCTCTACAAGCGCGGGAAAAACAAATGTCGTAATGATGCTGTTGAGTGGAGTAGCAATTACATCCATAGGCTTTTCTATTACAGGATTTCTAATCTATATTTCAAAGGATGAACAGTTGAGAGACCTTTCATTCTGGAATATGGGGAGCCTTGCGGCAGCAACATGGACTAAGAATATTGTTCTGGCAGTAGTCATCGTTATTTCCTACACTATTTTACTTCCGAAGGGGAAAGCATTGAATGCAATGATGTTAGGAGAAAAAGATGCCCAGCATTTAGGAATTCATGTAGAAAAACTGAAAAAGCAGATTGTGATTATTACATCACTGATGATAGGGACGTCTGTGGCTTTTTCAGGGACAATCGGTTTTGTAGGTCTTATTGTACCTTATATTTTAAGACTTTTATTCAAATCGAATTATGTCTTCATTCTACCGTTGTCAGCGGTGTTGGGAAGTATTCTGCTTTTAATTGCAGATACCATCAGCAGAAGCATTGTGGCTCCATCAGAATTACCGATCGGTATTTTAACCTCCTTGATCGGCGGGCCGATTTTTATAGCTATTTTAATTAAATTTAAAAAATCACTCTAA
- a CDS encoding hemin ABC transporter substrate-binding protein gives MKKFILAASVLVALYSCKKEEGAKKENATEATSEAPKSNNKIVTLSGGITEIVTALGHEKEIVGTDVTSTYPASLKATAKDLGHVRSMTIEPIMAVGPTLILASDKDINPELLGKIKTSGIKTEVFKQEYTVEGTKKLIEEVAKAVGNTDYQKLNDKIDADLKQVQPLTKKTKVLFIYARGNMLMVAGKNTPMASLINLAGAENAVNDFEDFKPLTPEAVVKANPDVLFFFETGLQGAGGNEGALKMPGVSQTNAGKNKKIIAMDGGLVSGFGPRLGEAAVGLNKLLIENAK, from the coding sequence ATGAAGAAATTTATCCTTGCAGCTTCAGTTCTTGTAGCGTTGTATTCATGCAAAAAAGAAGAAGGTGCTAAAAAAGAAAATGCAACGGAAGCTACATCTGAAGCTCCGAAAAGCAATAATAAAATCGTAACCCTAAGCGGCGGAATTACAGAGATTGTAACTGCTTTAGGTCATGAAAAAGAAATCGTAGGAACAGATGTTACCAGTACTTATCCGGCAAGTTTAAAAGCTACAGCTAAGGATCTTGGACATGTAAGATCAATGACTATTGAACCGATTATGGCCGTAGGCCCTACTTTAATTCTGGCTTCAGATAAAGATATCAATCCGGAATTATTAGGAAAAATCAAGACATCAGGGATCAAAACTGAAGTTTTCAAACAGGAATATACCGTTGAAGGAACTAAAAAACTGATTGAAGAGGTGGCCAAAGCGGTAGGGAATACGGATTATCAGAAACTAAATGATAAAATAGATGCCGATCTGAAGCAGGTTCAGCCTCTTACTAAAAAAACAAAAGTATTATTCATTTATGCAAGAGGAAATATGCTGATGGTAGCAGGTAAAAATACCCCAATGGCCTCTTTAATTAATCTTGCAGGTGCAGAAAATGCAGTAAATGACTTTGAAGATTTCAAACCATTAACGCCGGAAGCAGTTGTAAAAGCTAATCCTGATGTATTGTTCTTCTTTGAAACAGGATTACAGGGAGCAGGAGGAAACGAAGGAGCATTGAAGATGCCGGGAGTTTCCCAGACTAACGCCGGAAAAAATAAGAAAATCATCGCAATGGATGGAGGGTTAGTGTCAGGTTTTGGCCCAAGACTAGGAGAAGCAGCAGTTGGATTAAACAAACTTTTAATTGAAAACGCAAAGTAA
- a CDS encoding heme ABC transporter ATP-binding protein, whose protein sequence is MIKAHQINYLHRDFKILDSVDVSLDYGEFLAIVGPNGAGKSSLLSVLANEVKQGKSKILFKDRSIADWEIKELSQHRAKFSQHNSNEIPLQVKDVVMMGRYPYFDAQPGKEDLEAMNNMMYETDVFHMKDRDYNTLSGGEKQRVHLSRVMAQLQNGIAHKMVFMDEPLNNLDIKHQYKALEIIKNFTQKANSAIVVLHDLNLAAQFADKILLMKSGKVSAYGTPDEVFTSENISKAYNFPCTICEHPITNNPMIIFG, encoded by the coding sequence ATGATAAAAGCACATCAGATCAATTATCTTCACAGGGATTTTAAAATTCTTGACAGTGTTGATGTCTCTTTGGATTACGGAGAGTTTTTAGCAATTGTTGGCCCGAACGGAGCAGGTAAATCAAGCCTTCTCAGCGTATTGGCCAATGAAGTAAAGCAAGGGAAATCTAAAATTTTATTTAAAGATAGATCCATTGCTGACTGGGAGATAAAAGAGTTGTCTCAGCACAGGGCTAAGTTCTCGCAGCACAATTCCAATGAAATTCCTCTGCAGGTAAAAGATGTTGTGATGATGGGAAGGTATCCTTATTTTGATGCCCAGCCCGGAAAGGAAGATCTGGAAGCCATGAACAATATGATGTATGAAACAGATGTTTTTCATATGAAAGACAGGGATTACAATACTTTATCCGGCGGAGAGAAACAACGTGTTCACCTTTCTAGAGTGATGGCACAACTTCAGAATGGAATTGCTCACAAGATGGTTTTTATGGATGAGCCTTTGAATAATCTGGATATAAAGCATCAGTACAAAGCACTGGAAATTATAAAAAACTTTACCCAAAAAGCCAATAGTGCGATCGTTGTTTTACATGATTTGAATCTTGCCGCTCAGTTTGCAGATAAGATTTTGCTCATGAAATCCGGAAAAGTATCTGCTTATGGAACTCCGGATGAAGTTTTTACTTCCGAAAATATAAGTAAGGCTTACAATTTCCCCTGTACTATTTGTGAACATCCTATTACCAATAACCCAATGATCATTTTTGGATAA
- a CDS encoding HmuY family protein: MKKILFYLLIGTSFLAQSCINANEDPVSVVPSEGISVNPFVNGSAQPNQVWIDLSDVNEQNGQPKQTTTNRTDWDLAFYSGNEFKVILNTSIMMAAGKIPNITDIEKVKESDIASLKDEVQVANFNPDNVQYIDDVKGNFPTGTTAIEEIKATASENAVYLINLGKELYTGTIATGSTITGGDDRGWMKVQIVRQGDGYKVRYGQLNAAGAAIKEVEVKKNKAYNFTFFNLKKNQEVFIQPKKNKWDICFTVFTNIIPSVGSYINADFVTTNNVGNVGAYEVKVASGAMVETFNKFKKENVDDSKFVYNDQRIIGGNWREVGPEGSKVKGDIFYIIKDGAGAYYKIRFVKIVNEKGERGHPTFLYKAL; the protein is encoded by the coding sequence ATGAAAAAGATATTATTTTATCTATTAATAGGAACATCATTTCTTGCCCAATCCTGTATTAATGCTAATGAAGATCCGGTATCGGTTGTCCCTTCAGAAGGGATATCTGTAAATCCGTTTGTGAATGGATCAGCACAGCCTAATCAGGTGTGGATAGACTTAAGTGATGTGAATGAGCAGAATGGACAGCCAAAACAGACTACTACTAACAGAACAGACTGGGACCTTGCCTTTTATTCAGGAAATGAATTTAAAGTGATTTTGAACACGTCTATTATGATGGCTGCAGGTAAAATTCCGAATATCACTGATATTGAAAAGGTAAAAGAATCTGATATTGCCAGTTTAAAGGACGAGGTGCAGGTTGCTAACTTTAACCCTGATAATGTACAATATATTGATGATGTAAAAGGAAATTTTCCTACTGGCACTACAGCCATAGAAGAAATAAAAGCTACGGCATCTGAAAATGCAGTTTATCTTATTAACCTTGGTAAAGAACTTTATACAGGAACAATAGCAACAGGTTCAACCATCACAGGTGGAGATGACAGAGGCTGGATGAAAGTACAAATAGTAAGACAGGGGGATGGCTATAAAGTAAGATATGGGCAACTGAATGCTGCCGGTGCAGCTATTAAAGAAGTAGAAGTGAAGAAAAATAAAGCTTACAACTTTACCTTCTTTAACTTAAAAAAGAATCAGGAAGTATTTATTCAGCCGAAAAAAAATAAATGGGACATCTGTTTCACTGTATTTACCAATATCATTCCAAGTGTAGGAAGCTATATTAATGCAGATTTTGTAACCACCAATAATGTAGGAAATGTAGGAGCATATGAAGTGAAAGTGGCATCAGGAGCAATGGTGGAAACCTTCAATAAATTTAAAAAGGAGAACGTAGATGATTCCAAATTTGTATACAATGACCAAAGAATAATTGGAGGAAACTGGAGAGAAGTGGGGCCGGAAGGGTCTAAAGTAAAAGGAGATATCTTCTATATCATTAAAGATGGAGCAGGGGCTTATTATAAAATAAGATTCGTGAAAATTGTTAATGAAAAAGGAGAAAGAGGGCATCCAACGTTTCTGTACAAAGCCTTATAA
- a CDS encoding T9SS type A sorting domain-containing protein: MKLRLLFATLLFTAVTANAQSATINEDFQTFTAGNTAPWPQNNWSNIQNTTSGPWVYVAGTTNKLIQYYSFSAANTAGYLITPQIVAPDGNKTLTFKAALTTGSTSGATGTIEIGLVDNTTDMSTFTSIGNIINLTAGNVQYSLSVPASSKQYIAFKIIGSNMHTAIQIDDVVYNSTSSLGVKENTASKEEVKFAMNTDNTALVFITKKQLKNVQIYSASGQKVAEGKPNGESFTINHLQKGVYYASIETADGKTFQSKFIKK, from the coding sequence ATGAAATTAAGACTACTCTTTGCCACGTTACTGTTTACAGCAGTAACAGCAAATGCACAATCAGCAACTATTAATGAAGATTTTCAGACATTTACAGCAGGAAATACTGCCCCCTGGCCTCAAAACAACTGGTCAAATATCCAAAATACAACATCCGGTCCTTGGGTTTATGTTGCTGGAACAACGAATAAACTTATACAATACTATAGTTTTTCAGCTGCTAATACAGCCGGTTACCTGATTACTCCACAAATTGTTGCACCAGATGGAAACAAAACCTTAACTTTTAAAGCTGCCTTAACGACAGGATCTACCTCAGGAGCAACCGGAACAATAGAAATAGGTTTAGTAGATAATACTACTGATATGAGTACATTTACTTCTATTGGTAATATTATTAATCTGACTGCTGGTAATGTACAGTATTCATTATCTGTACCAGCTTCTTCCAAACAATATATTGCATTTAAAATCATTGGAAGCAATATGCACACTGCCATTCAGATTGATGATGTCGTATATAATAGCACTTCATCTTTAGGGGTAAAAGAAAATACAGCATCAAAAGAAGAGGTGAAGTTCGCCATGAACACAGACAATACAGCTCTTGTATTTATCACGAAAAAACAGCTTAAAAATGTACAGATTTATTCTGCTTCAGGACAGAAAGTAGCAGAAGGGAAGCCAAACGGAGAATCGTTTACTATCAATCATTTACAGAAAGGAGTATATTACGCTTCCATTGAAACAGCAGATGGTAAAACCTTTCAATCAAAATTCATTAAAAAATAA
- a CDS encoding TonB-dependent receptor plug domain-containing protein — translation MKKKVLSILSLSAICWINAQEQDSLKQKKIEEVVVTGQYTQQSVNKSIYKVEVINAAQIKNMAATNVADVLNQSLNILITSDRNSGNSTASLMGLGGEYTKVLIDNIPVVGDIGLGNNIDLTKLNINNVERIEVVRGSMGVDYGSNAVAGVINIITKKNSKKKLTLNASVQEETVGKEYDIKKKGEGRHIQTLNIGYNINENWYVGANINHNDFQGFKGTQEGYKYFEQDGKRGYLWQPKDVLNVDGVIRYNKNKTSIFYKFGFVSEKLNYYNPIVNEYFYDVKNRTYSSNDRDYYTTRYLHQLNVQAKLGTVNYTGDFSYQTQDRKYRDFKYDIPNRKVIGDKDDYQSYNKADIIYSRGVFSNFLDNKKIDFQLGYELDHTSGFAGNIAGSFKGTDNVKRKIFNYANFMSVEWNATNWLSLRPGYRLALSDKFDVQHNYSLTARAKVTDNDNFRLVVGSANRFPNFDELYTYMVDSNHDIRGNENLTPETGMTASLNGEKTLTTASGWNIGLGASATYLHVKDRIESVTVSRQPLKYQYLNLNKYKSYLFEANFKAQKEQLSLAANVAYYGTSKQLTDGFITSPNDFFYTLEASAMVNYTIPNVNTTLSLFYKYTGKTQQFTLSPDLKNPTYELGERGGFHMMNFIVTQPFFNQHLEVGLGVKNIFDVTSVRDTTLTGNAHSTTEPKINLFYGRSFFTRLSYNF, via the coding sequence ATGAAGAAGAAGGTGCTTTCAATATTATCATTATCCGCGATCTGCTGGATTAATGCACAGGAACAGGATTCTCTTAAACAGAAAAAGATAGAAGAGGTTGTTGTTACAGGACAATATACTCAACAGTCTGTCAATAAATCTATCTATAAAGTTGAAGTGATCAATGCAGCACAGATTAAGAATATGGCAGCAACCAATGTTGCAGATGTTCTGAATCAAAGCCTTAATATATTGATTACTTCGGATCGTAATTCCGGCAATTCTACAGCAAGCTTAATGGGACTTGGAGGGGAATATACTAAAGTCCTAATTGATAATATTCCTGTAGTGGGAGATATAGGATTGGGAAATAATATAGACCTTACTAAGCTTAACATCAACAATGTAGAAAGAATAGAAGTGGTAAGAGGCTCCATGGGAGTTGACTACGGAAGCAATGCTGTGGCAGGGGTTATTAATATTATTACCAAGAAAAACAGCAAGAAAAAACTAACGTTAAATGCTTCTGTGCAGGAAGAAACGGTAGGGAAAGAATATGATATTAAGAAAAAAGGGGAGGGTAGACATATCCAGACTTTAAATATTGGTTATAATATTAATGAAAACTGGTATGTAGGAGCTAATATTAACCACAACGATTTTCAGGGATTCAAAGGAACGCAAGAAGGATATAAGTATTTTGAACAGGATGGGAAAAGAGGATATCTATGGCAGCCTAAGGATGTTCTTAATGTTGATGGAGTTATAAGATATAATAAGAATAAAACTTCAATATTTTATAAATTCGGTTTTGTCAGTGAAAAACTGAATTATTATAATCCAATTGTCAACGAGTATTTTTATGATGTAAAGAACAGAACTTACTCTTCCAATGACAGAGACTACTATACAACCAGATACTTACATCAGCTTAATGTACAGGCTAAATTAGGAACGGTAAACTATACCGGAGATTTCTCTTATCAGACTCAGGATAGAAAGTACAGAGATTTTAAATATGATATTCCAAACAGAAAAGTAATTGGTGATAAAGACGACTATCAATCTTATAATAAAGCAGACATTATTTATTCAAGAGGAGTTTTCAGTAACTTTTTAGATAATAAAAAAATTGATTTCCAATTAGGCTATGAATTGGATCATACCTCAGGTTTTGCAGGAAATATCGCAGGTAGCTTCAAGGGAACGGATAATGTGAAAAGAAAAATATTCAATTATGCCAATTTTATGTCTGTTGAATGGAATGCTACAAATTGGTTGTCACTACGTCCCGGATATCGTTTGGCGTTAAGTGATAAATTTGATGTACAACATAACTATTCCTTAACAGCAAGAGCAAAAGTTACTGATAATGATAATTTCAGATTAGTAGTAGGAAGTGCCAACCGTTTCCCAAACTTTGATGAACTCTATACTTATATGGTAGACAGTAACCATGATATCAGAGGGAATGAAAACCTTACTCCTGAAACAGGGATGACAGCTTCATTAAATGGAGAAAAAACACTTACAACCGCTTCTGGATGGAATATCGGATTAGGGGCAAGCGCCACTTATCTTCATGTAAAAGACAGAATAGAATCTGTAACCGTAAGCAGACAACCTTTAAAATATCAGTATCTTAATCTGAATAAATATAAATCTTATTTGTTCGAAGCTAATTTTAAAGCTCAGAAAGAGCAGCTTTCTCTTGCAGCGAATGTTGCTTATTATGGAACTTCAAAACAGCTGACAGATGGATTCATCACTTCACCCAACGACTTCTTTTATACATTGGAGGCTAGTGCCATGGTGAACTATACCATTCCGAATGTAAACACCACCTTATCATTATTCTATAAATACACAGGGAAAACACAACAGTTTACCTTGTCTCCTGATCTTAAAAATCCAACCTACGAACTTGGAGAAAGAGGGGGTTTTCATATGATGAACTTCATTGTTACGCAACCTTTCTTTAATCAACATCTGGAGGTAGGCCTCGGAGTGAAAAATATTTTTGATGTAACCTCTGTAAGAGATACTACCCTTACAGGAAATGCTCATAGTACTACAGAACCAAAAATTAATTTGTTCTATGGCAGAAGCTTCTTTACCCGATTAAGCTATAATTTTTAA